From Methanosarcina lacustris Z-7289, one genomic window encodes:
- a CDS encoding UPF0179 family protein, with protein sequence MTESDTKITLIGSRLAKEGLEFIFKGEMPECKKCRLKNTCLNLEPGRRYRVERIKSKDVHECFLHDSGVLAVDVSRAPILTTMESRKAVEGAKIMYEPTKCGKKECGMYEICYPEGLLKGDKCKIVEVLESLDSKCEAGNSLKKVKLAW encoded by the coding sequence ATGACAGAAAGCGATACCAAAATAACACTCATCGGATCACGGCTGGCAAAGGAAGGGCTGGAATTCATATTCAAAGGTGAAATGCCTGAATGCAAGAAATGCCGGCTGAAGAATACCTGCCTTAACCTTGAACCCGGACGCAGGTATAGAGTCGAAAGAATAAAAAGTAAAGACGTACACGAATGTTTCCTGCACGACAGCGGGGTACTTGCTGTGGACGTCAGCAGGGCTCCTATCCTGACAACCATGGAATCGAGAAAAGCAGTTGAAGGGGCAAAAATTATGTATGAACCCACCAAATGTGGCAAGAAAGAGTGCGGAATGTATGAGATATGCTACCCGGAAGGGCTTTTAAAAGGGGATAAATGCAAAATTGTAGAGGTCCTTGAAAGCCTTGACTCAAAATGTGAAGCTGGCAATTCCTTAAAAAAAGTGAAACTTGCCTGGTGA
- a CDS encoding DUF2150 family protein, producing MPEHAMNQVPPYEFYTQKRWENWLGRARESGFQIKESEEAGKESAVFVNMVDDVILSCLKVTARFEKALLSKEKALKILEEIRDIVLSEVEPISEDIDLMIDSVQTSLMGALVAFECYFMGNYEEGSNIEELIIIAIEAEALDDLELALDYTAQCGAIVLKGQSLPEEVMAELPDGIVAEWLDGIDSISAAMVGSDSYKEFDEDDGEDA from the coding sequence GTGCCTGAACATGCAATGAACCAGGTCCCCCCCTATGAATTTTATACCCAAAAGCGCTGGGAAAACTGGCTCGGACGGGCAAGGGAAAGCGGGTTTCAAATAAAAGAATCAGAAGAAGCCGGAAAGGAAAGCGCTGTATTCGTCAATATGGTTGATGATGTGATCCTTTCTTGCCTGAAAGTAACCGCTCGCTTTGAAAAAGCTCTGCTCTCCAAAGAAAAAGCTTTAAAAATTCTTGAGGAGATCAGGGATATCGTACTTTCCGAGGTCGAACCCATTTCTGAAGATATCGACCTTATGATCGATTCGGTACAGACCTCCCTGATGGGAGCTCTTGTAGCCTTTGAATGCTATTTTATGGGTAACTATGAAGAAGGGTCAAATATCGAAGAACTTATAATAATAGCTATTGAAGCCGAAGCCCTGGATGACCTTGAACTTGCTCTTGATTACACTGCACAGTGCGGTGCAATCGTGCTCAAAGGACAAAGTCTGCCTGAAGAGGTTATGGCTGAGCTTCCAGATGGCATTGTTGCAGAATGGCTTGACGGGATTGACTCAATCTCGGCAGCAATGGTAGGAAGTGACAGTTATAAAGAATTTGATGAAGACGACGGGGAAGATGCATAA
- a CDS encoding glycosyltransferase family 4 protein — MKKIRIGMFSWESLYSIRVGGISPHVSELSEALADKGHEVHLFTRGPENNDEIIGGVHYHRIACDRSGGIVEQMNRMCDAMYCRFLDVREEAGKFDVLHGHDWHPINVLCRIKAQFGLPFVLTFHSTEWGRNGNLHGDWWEAKEIAHREWLGGYEASDVITTSTVLREEIKHIYNIPDYKLWEIPNGINVGKIKRELDPGAIKRNYGIHPCLPVVLFTGRMSYQKGPDLLVEAAAKVLKKRDAQFVLIGEGDMRVQCENQAQRLGIGDSCNFLGYAPDNTVIDWFNACDLVCVPSRNEPFGIVVLEAWDAKKPVVASDAVALVENFRTGIIAHKEPSSIAWGLNYVLEGLGRNRMGEKGYELLKQKYNWKTIAEKTLEVYEKVIEKA; from the coding sequence ATGAAAAAGATTCGAATAGGAATGTTTAGCTGGGAAAGTTTGTATTCTATACGTGTAGGCGGAATTTCCCCACATGTATCCGAACTCTCTGAGGCCCTTGCAGATAAGGGTCATGAGGTTCATCTTTTTACCCGAGGCCCTGAAAATAATGATGAAATTATCGGGGGAGTCCACTACCATAGAATTGCATGCGATCGGTCCGGAGGAATAGTGGAACAGATGAACCGGATGTGCGACGCTATGTATTGCCGGTTTCTGGACGTGCGGGAGGAAGCAGGAAAGTTTGATGTCCTCCACGGGCACGACTGGCATCCTATAAACGTCCTCTGCAGAATTAAAGCCCAATTTGGACTGCCTTTTGTCCTGACCTTCCACAGTACGGAATGGGGGCGCAACGGAAACCTTCACGGGGACTGGTGGGAAGCAAAAGAGATTGCTCACAGGGAATGGCTTGGCGGGTATGAAGCTTCCGACGTAATTACGACATCTACGGTTTTGAGGGAAGAAATCAAGCACATATACAACATTCCCGATTATAAGCTCTGGGAGATCCCTAATGGAATAAATGTGGGAAAAATAAAAAGGGAACTTGATCCTGGAGCTATCAAAAGAAACTATGGAATCCATCCATGCCTTCCTGTAGTGCTCTTCACCGGAAGGATGTCTTACCAGAAAGGGCCTGATCTGCTCGTCGAAGCGGCAGCAAAAGTCCTGAAGAAGCGGGATGCCCAGTTTGTGCTCATAGGAGAAGGGGATATGCGGGTTCAATGTGAAAACCAGGCTCAGAGGCTTGGCATTGGGGACTCATGTAATTTCCTTGGTTACGCCCCTGATAACACTGTAATAGACTGGTTCAACGCCTGCGACCTTGTCTGTGTCCCGAGTCGGAACGAACCCTTCGGGATAGTTGTGCTTGAGGCATGGGATGCAAAAAAGCCCGTTGTTGCAAGTGATGCAGTCGCTCTTGTTGAGAACTTCAGAACAGGAATCATTGCTCATAAGGAGCCTTCTTCCATTGCCTGGGGCCTCAACTATGTACTTGAAGGGCTGGGCCGCAACAGGATGGGAGAGAAGGGGTACGAACTCCTGAAACAGAAATACAACTGGAAAACGATAGCTGAAAAAACCCTTGAAGTATATGAAAAAGTAATCGAAAAAGCCTGA
- a CDS encoding galactose-1-phosphate uridylyltransferase, which produces MSEIRKHYFLPEYCIIAEERSKRPSDFAGPSDGSEKSSSESCVFCGGNEEKTPPATVVYNEGEVFADTEEKRVSKWDFRCFPNLYPAVSPAPSPPGFHGKGLETFPGFGFHEIIVESPVHGKKLKDFSDTEISGLMRVYKDRVCHYAARENIRYVSLFKNSGKAAGASLDHTHSQLIALPVCPQVLERELKVIREGQKCPYCALLETEKASPRFIHENSKFVAFAPYYSIGPFEVWILSKEHISFLGDFSPELLSTLGEILREVLRSYAKILGNMPYNHMFYQLFETPEYHLNLRLLPRISTAAGFELNTGIYINTVSPEKAASYLRGDE; this is translated from the coding sequence ATGTCCGAAATCAGAAAGCATTATTTTCTCCCCGAATACTGCATAATTGCTGAAGAGAGATCAAAAAGACCTTCGGATTTTGCAGGACCGTCCGATGGCTCCGAAAAAAGCTCTTCTGAAAGCTGCGTGTTCTGCGGAGGAAATGAAGAAAAAACGCCTCCTGCAACTGTGGTATATAATGAGGGGGAGGTCTTTGCCGATACCGAGGAAAAAAGAGTAAGCAAATGGGATTTTCGCTGTTTTCCAAACCTCTATCCTGCCGTTTCTCCTGCCCCGTCTCCTCCCGGATTTCACGGAAAAGGTCTTGAAACTTTCCCGGGTTTCGGATTCCATGAAATAATAGTAGAGTCCCCTGTGCACGGGAAAAAACTGAAGGACTTCTCCGACACTGAAATCTCCGGGCTTATGAGGGTCTATAAAGACAGGGTTTGTCATTACGCAGCCCGTGAAAATATCCGTTATGTCTCCCTGTTCAAAAACTCTGGAAAAGCCGCAGGGGCTTCCCTGGACCACACACACAGCCAGCTCATAGCCCTGCCGGTTTGCCCTCAGGTTCTGGAAAGGGAACTGAAGGTCATTAGAGAAGGACAAAAGTGCCCTTACTGCGCTCTCCTTGAAACCGAAAAAGCCTCACCACGTTTTATCCATGAAAATAGCAAATTTGTGGCTTTTGCCCCTTACTATTCAATAGGACCCTTTGAAGTCTGGATCCTTTCAAAAGAGCATATAAGTTTTCTGGGGGATTTTAGTCCGGAGCTCCTTTCTACCCTCGGGGAGATTTTAAGAGAGGTCCTCAGGAGTTATGCAAAAATACTCGGAAACATGCCCTATAACCATATGTTCTACCAGCTTTTTGAAACTCCGGAGTACCACCTGAACCTCAGGTTGCTGCCCCGGATCTCCACTGCTGCCGGGTTCGAACTGAATACCGGAATTTACATCAATACGGTTTCTCCGGAAAAAGCAGCCTCATACCTGAGGGGGGATGAATGA
- a CDS encoding glycosyltransferase family 4 protein, whose translation MGNHFIIIAGEEAGPASNKMGGIWNVINAEAHTLAALFDSGKLKAKEDAEILVAGPYFGHRGADWNRGLNRITDMDELVPLSSDGELEKSLKALENEGIKVFTGEEMVGKTRIGYLQFQTSDFGKIRSAYMGKEMTLESRIKAEAYELLGLDSFRYESMPNGAEYTHYLSLSHSISELIRLLVSSAPKTADTWAEETGTGKDLIPCPGVSLHCHEFGVFYAPARLKKLGVPINTVATLHATLPGRAAGYNSIQKRRNNDSTWPPGVPENLASLEALALYADTVTAVGESTRQEARLFYGISGIVIRNGITIASEKIDWNRKERCLEHIRDFLSENLYKYHGGEKIEPEKIIPIFTISRIEVENKGYPDLLDSLVALEHVIRNSILEGHMEEGIKVVCFLVAAEGPKTNLPEGFPVNLPKDVLVGNELRLQQMIEERGLDFPKMVRGKRSVAAVLYPQIISTEDGGLGMGVRDFMAGCCAGVFPSRYDPFLLTGLEAGREGTPSVVSRVCGFSDAIKTIESLVEGLGGVIVVNNIDLSYYETVLDYALAVSYFTRNFVDDRVKYKLLCREAFLLAKDMGWEKPTEQYYELISGARFCAQENKLSGKE comes from the coding sequence TTGGGAAACCATTTTATCATAATTGCCGGAGAAGAGGCAGGTCCTGCATCAAATAAAATGGGCGGGATCTGGAACGTCATTAATGCAGAGGCACATACCCTTGCGGCTCTTTTTGACTCCGGAAAACTCAAGGCAAAAGAAGACGCAGAAATCCTTGTTGCAGGGCCATATTTCGGGCACAGGGGCGCGGACTGGAACCGGGGCTTGAACAGGATTACGGATATGGACGAACTTGTCCCACTCAGCTCTGACGGAGAGCTGGAGAAAAGTCTGAAAGCCCTTGAAAACGAAGGCATCAAAGTGTTCACAGGAGAGGAAATGGTAGGGAAAACCCGGATAGGTTACCTGCAATTTCAGACTTCTGATTTTGGAAAAATCCGCTCAGCGTATATGGGAAAAGAGATGACCCTCGAAAGCCGGATCAAAGCCGAAGCTTATGAACTCCTGGGTCTCGACTCCTTTAGATATGAAAGCATGCCAAACGGTGCGGAATATACCCATTACCTTTCTCTTTCACATTCGATTTCCGAGCTTATCCGGCTTCTTGTAAGTTCAGCTCCCAAAACTGCCGACACCTGGGCAGAAGAAACAGGCACGGGTAAAGATTTAATTCCCTGTCCCGGGGTTTCCCTGCACTGCCATGAGTTCGGGGTATTTTATGCGCCTGCGAGACTTAAGAAACTGGGGGTCCCGATAAATACTGTCGCAACCCTGCACGCTACTCTTCCTGGCAGAGCTGCCGGATATAACTCCATTCAAAAACGAAGAAATAATGACAGTACATGGCCTCCGGGTGTGCCTGAAAACCTTGCCTCCCTCGAAGCCCTTGCTCTGTATGCGGACACGGTAACGGCAGTAGGGGAATCCACGCGGCAGGAAGCCAGACTTTTTTACGGGATTTCCGGGATTGTCATCCGAAACGGGATAACCATCGCATCTGAAAAAATAGACTGGAACCGGAAAGAACGCTGCCTTGAACATATCCGGGATTTCCTTTCCGAAAACCTGTACAAATACCACGGAGGGGAAAAGATCGAGCCCGAAAAGATAATTCCCATTTTCACAATCTCCCGCATAGAGGTTGAAAACAAAGGATACCCCGACCTTCTCGATTCCCTTGTAGCTCTCGAGCATGTAATAAGGAACAGCATCCTGGAAGGGCATATGGAAGAGGGGATAAAGGTAGTCTGCTTCCTTGTAGCTGCCGAAGGCCCAAAAACTAATCTTCCGGAAGGATTTCCGGTAAACCTGCCAAAAGATGTGCTTGTAGGAAACGAGCTGAGGCTTCAGCAGATGATAGAGGAGAGAGGGTTGGATTTCCCGAAAATGGTAAGGGGAAAGCGTTCAGTTGCAGCGGTTCTCTATCCTCAGATTATCTCAACAGAGGACGGAGGGCTTGGAATGGGAGTAAGGGACTTTATGGCAGGCTGCTGTGCCGGAGTTTTTCCCTCCCGCTATGACCCGTTCCTGCTCACAGGGCTTGAAGCCGGAAGAGAGGGGACCCCAAGCGTGGTAAGCCGGGTCTGCGGTTTCAGTGATGCCATAAAAACGATCGAGTCCCTGGTAGAAGGCCTGGGCGGGGTGATAGTGGTAAACAACATAGACCTTTCTTACTATGAGACCGTCCTTGACTACGCTCTGGCAGTCAGTTACTTTACCCGAAATTTCGTAGACGACCGGGTGAAATACAAACTTCTCTGCAGGGAAGCTTTTCTCCTTGCAAAGGATATGGGCTGGGAAAAACCCACGGAACAGTATTATGAACTGATAAGCGGAGCACGCTTCTGTGCGCAGGAAAATAAACTCTCCGGGAAAGAGTGA
- a CDS encoding DUF1638 domain-containing protein, with amino-acid sequence MPVITMIGCRMFENEIMHLIENDPEIGKVLVVENEDCDGIMRKMTEAGIAHTALPLEEIPEKSAGKDKGLTLIVYMLEFSLHAIPENLKKTVYSKVELMAPRSDGVLLFYGLCGNVLGKIEEDFKALDCKVCILKEENGDIVDDCISAVLGGRGNYQKALKNGRGGATFFLTPMWAVNWREMLQAAGLSQDPNDIEMSKFVFDYTGYKKVARLNTGLAYEKNFDACVKEFATLFEFEITDLEGTLQLVENCYAKTKASVFDACPHTQA; translated from the coding sequence ATGCCAGTAATAACCATGATAGGGTGCAGGATGTTCGAAAACGAGATCATGCACCTTATTGAAAACGATCCTGAAATTGGAAAAGTGCTTGTAGTGGAAAACGAAGACTGCGACGGTATCATGAGAAAAATGACCGAGGCAGGAATTGCACACACTGCTCTCCCCCTTGAAGAGATTCCCGAAAAATCGGCAGGAAAAGATAAAGGTTTAACCCTGATCGTATACATGCTTGAATTTTCCCTGCATGCAATCCCTGAAAACCTTAAAAAAACCGTTTATTCAAAAGTAGAACTTATGGCGCCCCGCTCGGATGGAGTCCTGCTCTTTTACGGGCTTTGCGGAAACGTGCTCGGGAAAATTGAAGAAGACTTCAAAGCCCTGGACTGCAAAGTCTGTATCCTGAAAGAAGAAAACGGAGATATCGTGGACGACTGTATCAGTGCCGTGCTCGGGGGCAGAGGTAACTACCAGAAAGCCCTGAAAAACGGCAGAGGCGGAGCGACCTTTTTCCTGACCCCCATGTGGGCTGTAAACTGGAGGGAAATGCTCCAGGCTGCAGGCCTGAGCCAGGACCCGAATGATATAGAGATGTCGAAGTTTGTCTTTGACTATACAGGCTACAAAAAGGTTGCAAGGTTAAATACGGGCCTTGCCTATGAAAAAAACTTTGATGCCTGTGTAAAGGAATTCGCTACACTCTTTGAGTTTGAGATCACAGACCTCGAAGGGACTCTGCAGCTTGTAGAGAATTGTTACGCAAAAACAAAAGCTTCAGTGTTCGATGCCTGCCCTCACACCCAGGCTTAA
- a CDS encoding DUF1638 domain-containing protein has product MTVMGIIGCRVFEDEIVHVLSKDPEVEKIYLVKDDENIGLLHKLEAQGLEPVILPVYDIRACLEQSDEFSIIVQLQEIGLHMNSSRLKNKTYTNLNLMSMFADGILFFYGLCGHAFSRMQNDFAYIGCSLQLLQDINAGEPARPLEDCIAVALGGSSRYREILKSHRDTFFLTPMWAANWKNAFGADGESLRGFEFTPDNLRKLGYRKVAKVDTGLSYEPDFEKKIEEFALEFGFEVIELKGSIEIAQKSYNLMQNMLLKPLKT; this is encoded by the coding sequence ATGACAGTAATGGGAATAATCGGCTGCAGGGTCTTTGAGGACGAAATTGTCCATGTACTTTCAAAGGATCCTGAAGTGGAAAAGATTTATCTCGTCAAAGATGACGAAAACATCGGCCTCCTGCACAAACTTGAAGCTCAGGGGCTTGAACCAGTGATTCTGCCTGTTTACGATATCAGGGCTTGCCTGGAACAAAGTGATGAATTCAGCATCATTGTCCAGCTTCAGGAGATAGGACTCCATATGAACTCTTCCCGGCTCAAAAATAAAACATATACAAACCTTAACCTGATGTCCATGTTTGCAGACGGAATCCTCTTTTTTTACGGGCTCTGCGGGCATGCGTTTTCCCGGATGCAGAACGATTTTGCGTATATCGGATGCTCCCTCCAGCTCCTGCAGGACATAAACGCAGGCGAACCGGCTCGGCCCCTTGAAGACTGCATTGCAGTAGCCCTTGGAGGTAGCTCCCGCTACCGGGAAATTCTGAAAAGCCACAGAGATACCTTTTTCTTAACTCCCATGTGGGCCGCAAACTGGAAAAATGCTTTCGGAGCGGATGGGGAATCTCTCCGGGGTTTTGAATTCACCCCAGACAACCTGAGAAAACTCGGGTATCGAAAAGTTGCAAAGGTCGACACAGGGCTTTCCTATGAACCTGATTTTGAGAAAAAAATTGAAGAATTTGCGCTTGAATTCGGGTTTGAGGTCATAGAACTTAAAGGCAGTATTGAGATAGCGCAAAAATCGTACAATCTAATGCAAAATATGTTGCTCAAGCCACTTAAAACCTGA
- a CDS encoding ABC transporter ATP-binding protein, whose product MAEQLQNQTHENFPPLLEMKNVTVIRGGKKILDSVSLSIEPGEHVAIIGPNGSGKSSLIKTFTKEYHPLAGADGLVLKIMGKETWNVFELRKLLGIVSGELQQTCCRQIRVLDVVLSGFFSSIGIYYNHKVTLKMEARAEEVLEFLEISHLADRLMCELSTGEARKVLIGRALVHDPQALFLDEPANSLDLKALHSFRESVRKIALSGKSVILVTHNLQEVIPEISRVVLIKEGKIFRDGKKEDVLTDANLSELFSLSVKVLEKEGYYQAWS is encoded by the coding sequence ATGGCTGAACAATTACAAAATCAAACGCATGAGAACTTCCCCCCCTTGCTGGAAATGAAAAATGTTACGGTGATCAGAGGCGGGAAAAAGATTCTTGACTCTGTATCCCTTTCCATCGAGCCCGGAGAACATGTTGCAATTATCGGGCCCAATGGCTCTGGCAAGTCCTCCCTGATAAAGACCTTCACAAAAGAGTACCACCCACTGGCAGGAGCCGACGGGCTCGTCCTGAAAATCATGGGTAAGGAGACCTGGAATGTTTTTGAGCTCAGGAAGCTTCTCGGGATAGTGTCCGGAGAACTCCAGCAGACGTGCTGCCGTCAGATTCGGGTCCTTGATGTTGTGCTCTCCGGGTTTTTCAGCAGCATAGGCATATATTACAACCACAAAGTGACCCTTAAAATGGAAGCCAGAGCAGAGGAAGTTCTGGAGTTCCTTGAAATTTCCCACCTCGCAGATCGGCTGATGTGTGAACTTTCTACAGGAGAAGCGAGGAAAGTTCTGATAGGGAGAGCTCTTGTTCACGACCCGCAGGCTCTCTTCCTTGACGAGCCTGCAAACAGCCTTGACTTAAAAGCCCTTCACAGTTTCCGCGAAAGTGTCCGGAAAATTGCACTTTCAGGCAAAAGTGTGATTCTTGTCACTCACAACCTGCAGGAGGTCATTCCAGAAATCAGTCGTGTGGTCCTCATAAAGGAAGGGAAAATCTTCAGGGACGGGAAAAAAGAGGATGTTCTGACAGATGCAAACCTTTCGGAACTTTTTTCCCTCTCTGTAAAAGTCCTGGAAAAAGAAGGTTACTACCAGGCCTGGAGCTGA
- a CDS encoding GNAT family N-acetyltransferase: protein MPQVKIRPQELSDAECFFEILTHADFEFIEIPVETLEDEKRFLNLNVAKRKTNFEYNYSILFDGKLVGICGISIDQHRPWVGEIGYLVDHAYQGHGIATEAVRQLEIIGFGELKLQRLAILMDIRNFASEQVARKCGYEKEGVTKKIHRIGKEYYDCFVYAKTR, encoded by the coding sequence ATGCCTCAAGTAAAGATTCGCCCTCAGGAACTTTCCGATGCCGAATGTTTTTTTGAAATTCTTACACATGCGGACTTTGAGTTTATAGAAATCCCGGTAGAAACCCTTGAAGATGAAAAGCGGTTCCTGAACCTTAACGTGGCAAAAAGGAAAACCAATTTTGAATACAACTATTCAATTCTTTTTGACGGAAAACTTGTAGGGATTTGCGGGATCAGTATCGATCAGCACAGGCCCTGGGTGGGGGAAATTGGTTATCTTGTGGATCACGCTTACCAGGGGCACGGAATTGCAACCGAAGCTGTAAGGCAGCTTGAGATAATTGGTTTTGGCGAATTGAAATTACAGAGGCTTGCTATCCTGATGGATATTCGAAACTTCGCAAGTGAGCAGGTTGCCAGAAAGTGCGGGTACGAAAAAGAAGGGGTCACAAAAAAAATCCACAGGATCGGGAAAGAATATTATGACTGCTTCGTATATGCCAAAACCAGGTAA
- a CDS encoding DNA alkylation repair protein, protein MQTDILSRVRKDLIENVDEKTKNSCSRFFKEEVKCYGVKSSTAGKIAKDYFKELKQVGQADKKNIFFLCEELLQSDYYEEAYIAFEWAYDVRAEYTEADFFVFEHWIENYANNWAKCDTLCNHAVGSFIEKFPYYIENLKLWTQSDNRWFRRASAVTLVLPARKGLFLPEIFEISDLLLTDKDDLVRKGYGWMLKEASKPHIQEVFEYVMKNKTEMSRTSLRYAIEKFPEDLRAKAMEK, encoded by the coding sequence GTGCAAACCGATATCTTATCCAGGGTCAGAAAGGACTTAATCGAAAACGTGGACGAAAAAACAAAAAACAGCTGTTCCCGTTTTTTTAAAGAAGAGGTGAAGTGCTACGGGGTAAAGTCTTCTACTGCCGGAAAAATTGCAAAGGACTATTTTAAGGAGCTGAAGCAGGTGGGACAGGCGGACAAAAAAAATATATTTTTCCTGTGTGAAGAACTCCTGCAATCGGACTACTACGAGGAAGCCTATATCGCCTTTGAATGGGCATACGACGTAAGAGCTGAATACACCGAAGCCGACTTCTTCGTTTTTGAGCACTGGATCGAGAACTATGCTAATAACTGGGCAAAGTGCGACACCCTCTGCAACCACGCGGTTGGCTCTTTTATCGAAAAATTCCCCTATTACATTGAAAACCTCAAGCTCTGGACCCAATCGGACAACCGCTGGTTCAGGAGGGCGTCAGCCGTAACCCTCGTCCTGCCTGCAAGAAAAGGCCTTTTCCTGCCGGAAATCTTCGAAATCTCAGACCTCCTCCTCACAGATAAAGACGACCTCGTCCGGAAAGGCTACGGCTGGATGCTGAAAGAAGCCAGCAAACCCCACATTCAAGAAGTCTTCGAATACGTCATGAAAAACAAAACCGAAATGTCCAGGACCTCCCTCAGGTACGCAATCGAAAAATTCCCTGAAGACCTCCGGGCTAAGGCTATGGAAAAATAA
- the csa3 gene encoding CRISPR-associated CARF protein Csa3, whose amino-acid sequence MPKLTLISTIYALEPVIICVTRLSPSKIIMLSEEGADEKKLRSEEMIEKTFKNALEVEKRDTALYDTVRVAKDVAELIEKEHDRGNLVIVNVSGGRKPQAFGALFGAYARNDMVQRVVYVTEEDSMMIDFPVLSFNLSETKKLILEEIQKGVSAVSQIAVTAGISKGMTYNHLRELKSMGYIADGDNGYIITDAGKIASI is encoded by the coding sequence ATGCCAAAACTCACACTTATCTCCACAATCTATGCTCTTGAACCTGTAATTATCTGTGTGACCAGGCTTTCCCCTTCGAAGATTATAATGCTGTCAGAGGAAGGGGCGGATGAAAAGAAGTTGCGGTCAGAGGAAATGATTGAAAAAACATTTAAAAACGCACTTGAAGTTGAGAAAAGAGATACTGCTCTTTATGATACTGTGCGGGTTGCAAAAGACGTTGCCGAACTGATTGAAAAGGAACATGATAGAGGCAATCTGGTCATTGTCAATGTCTCAGGCGGGCGGAAACCGCAGGCTTTTGGGGCTCTTTTCGGGGCATATGCAAGAAACGATATGGTGCAGAGAGTCGTTTATGTGACCGAGGAAGACAGCATGATGATTGATTTTCCAGTGCTGAGCTTCAACCTCTCGGAAACCAAGAAACTGATACTTGAAGAGATCCAGAAAGGGGTTTCTGCAGTCTCTCAGATTGCGGTAACTGCCGGGATTTCTAAAGGGATGACTTACAACCATCTCAGGGAGCTAAAATCGATGGGGTATATTGCAGACGGGGATAATGGGTACATAATAACTGATGCAGGAAAAATTGCCTCGATTTAA